One Prodigiosinella aquatilis DNA window includes the following coding sequences:
- a CDS encoding phage tail protein I: protein MNNTLLPPGSSALERRLAQVDATISGLPVPIRPLWNPDTCPTSFLPYLAWAFSVDRWDEHWPESVKRQAIKNAFFIHKHKGTLGALRRVVEPFGYLIRITEWWQTGDAPGTFRLDIGVQDNGITEETFLELERLIADAKPLSRHLLGLSINLDTSGELPISASSYGGDELTVYPYFPETLTVSGADMRGVALHLTDNVSVTA, encoded by the coding sequence ATGAATAACACTCTGTTGCCACCGGGCTCGTCCGCATTAGAACGCCGTCTGGCACAGGTGGACGCCACCATCAGCGGGTTACCGGTTCCGATACGCCCGTTATGGAACCCGGATACCTGCCCGACCTCATTTCTTCCCTACCTTGCCTGGGCGTTTTCCGTTGACCGCTGGGATGAGCACTGGCCGGAGAGCGTAAAGCGCCAGGCGATAAAAAATGCGTTTTTTATTCATAAACACAAAGGCACACTCGGCGCATTACGGCGTGTCGTGGAGCCATTCGGCTACCTGATCCGCATCACCGAATGGTGGCAGACCGGCGACGCCCCTGGCACCTTTCGGCTGGATATTGGCGTGCAGGACAATGGCATTACCGAGGAAACCTTTCTTGAGCTGGAGCGATTGATTGCCGACGCCAAACCGCTCAGCCGTCACCTGTTGGGATTGTCCATCAATCTGGATACCAGCGGAGAACTGCCAATATCGGCAAGCAGTTACGGCGGCGATGAACTGACGGTGTACCCCTATTTCCCTGAAACCCTGACCGTCTCTGGCGCGGATATGCGCGGGGTGGCCCTTCATCTGACTGATAATGTGAGCGTAACCGCATGA
- a CDS encoding baseplate assembly protein: protein MSVIDLSQLSAPEIVTVPDFETVFAERKAAFIALYPTDEQDAVAATLALESEPVVKLLQENAYREILLLQRINEAAQAVMVAYALGSDLDQLAANHNVQRLTITPADTAAIPPVEAVMESDDDLRQRIPAAFEGLSVAGPTGAYEFHAVSADGRVSDASAISPSPAEVIVTVLSREGDGTADTDLLAVVETALNDESVRPVADRVTVQSATVVNYEIDAQLYLYPGPEAEPVRIAAEERLQTYISAQRRLGRDIRLSAIYAALHVEGVQRVNLLAPLVDVVLDQTQASYCTGWQITIGGSDE, encoded by the coding sequence ATGAGTGTGATTGATTTATCGCAATTGTCCGCACCGGAGATTGTCACGGTGCCGGATTTTGAAACGGTATTCGCTGAACGAAAAGCGGCATTTATTGCCCTCTACCCGACGGATGAGCAGGACGCGGTGGCCGCGACGCTGGCATTAGAATCTGAGCCGGTGGTCAAACTGTTACAGGAAAATGCCTATCGGGAGATCCTGTTACTACAACGCATCAACGAAGCCGCACAGGCGGTGATGGTGGCCTATGCCCTCGGCAGTGATTTAGATCAGTTGGCCGCCAACCATAACGTGCAGCGCCTGACCATTACCCCGGCGGATACCGCCGCTATCCCGCCAGTAGAGGCGGTCATGGAAAGCGATGATGACCTGCGCCAGCGCATCCCGGCGGCGTTTGAGGGGCTAAGTGTCGCCGGGCCGACCGGTGCCTATGAATTCCACGCCGTCAGCGCCGACGGGCGGGTATCAGATGCCAGCGCGATCAGCCCCTCACCGGCGGAAGTGATCGTCACCGTCTTGTCACGCGAGGGTGACGGCACTGCGGATACCGACCTGCTGGCCGTAGTAGAAACGGCGCTGAATGATGAGTCGGTGCGTCCGGTCGCTGACCGGGTAACGGTGCAATCAGCTACGGTGGTGAACTATGAGATTGACGCTCAGTTATATCTGTATCCAGGGCCGGAAGCCGAACCGGTCCGCATTGCGGCGGAAGAACGTTTGCAGACCTACATTTCCGCCCAGCGTCGCCTTGGGCGTGATATCCGCTTGTCAGCCATTTATGCCGCCCTGCATGTCGAAGGCGTGCAGCGTGTGAACCTGCTGGCCCCACTGGTTGATGTGGTGCTGGACCAGACACAGGCGTCATATTGCACCGGCTGGCAGATAACCATCGGAGGCAGTGATGAATAA
- a CDS encoding phage baseplate assembly protein V, producing MNAETTEIMRLLLNLIRVGVVIDVDSDNWLCRVQTGELQTGWLNWLTTRAGTSRTWWKPSPGEQVLLLSIGGELTTAFVLPAIFSSENPPPSVSDDALVTIFPDGARFEYEPASGQLLIDGVKHVVLNADTLTLNAAVTINGPVIQQGGTMSSNGVVVHTHQHRGVQTGGSNTGGPV from the coding sequence ATGAATGCAGAAACTACCGAAATCATGCGCCTGTTGCTGAACCTGATCCGGGTTGGCGTCGTTATCGACGTCGATTCTGATAACTGGTTATGCCGGGTACAAACCGGCGAATTGCAAACCGGCTGGCTGAACTGGCTAACAACCCGCGCCGGAACGTCCCGCACCTGGTGGAAACCTTCACCGGGGGAACAAGTGTTGTTACTGAGCATCGGCGGCGAACTGACTACGGCCTTTGTGCTACCCGCGATTTTCTCCAGTGAGAATCCGCCGCCGTCCGTATCTGATGATGCGCTGGTGACTATCTTCCCCGATGGTGCTCGCTTTGAGTATGAGCCAGCATCCGGCCAGTTGCTGATTGATGGCGTAAAACACGTGGTGCTGAACGCGGACACGCTCACACTTAATGCAGCGGTGACCATCAACGGCCCGGTCATCCAGCAGGGTGGCACTATGTCGTCAAATGGCGTCGTGGTGCATACCCATCAGCACCGTGGTGTACAGACCGGCGGCAGCAATACCGGAGGGCCAGTGTAA
- a CDS encoding GPW/gp25 family protein yields the protein MRYLGMNQQSGERISDAAHIRQSVRDILITPVGTRLARREYGSLVFDLLDQPQNAATRLQVMSAIYTALNRWEPRLRLTSVQLQSAFDGSMAADVTAELVSGQPVNLSVSLGNT from the coding sequence ATGCGCTACCTCGGCATGAATCAGCAAAGCGGTGAACGCATCAGCGATGCCGCGCATATCCGTCAGTCGGTCCGCGACATTCTGATCACGCCAGTAGGCACCCGGCTAGCCCGGAGGGAGTACGGTTCACTGGTCTTTGACCTGCTGGACCAGCCACAAAATGCCGCCACGCGCTTACAAGTCATGTCCGCTATTTACACCGCGCTGAACCGCTGGGAACCACGCCTGCGGTTAACGTCGGTTCAGTTGCAAAGCGCCTTTGACGGCAGCATGGCCGCTGATGTCACCGCCGAACTGGTCAGCGGCCAGCCGGTGAATTTATCCGTATCGTTGGGGAATACCTGA